One window from the genome of Hyperolius riggenbachi isolate aHypRig1 chromosome 6, aHypRig1.pri, whole genome shotgun sequence encodes:
- the LRRC4B gene encoding leucine-rich repeat-containing protein 4B: MITHHCTHGMPGLKICRMILKQVLLISWVISLALGGTSPTSCPGVCSCSNQASRVSCTRKELVEVPEGISVNTRYLNLQENIIQVIKTDTFKHLRHLEILQLSKNVVRKIEVGAFNGLPNLSTLELFDNRLTTVPTQAFEYLSKLRELWLRNNPIESIPSYAFNRVPSLRRLDLGELKKLEYISEAAFEGLVNLRYLNLGMCNLKDIPNLTALVRLEELELSGNRLEIIRPGSFQGLTSLRKLWLMHAHVTTIERNAFDDLKSLEELNLSHNNLMSLPHDLFTPLHRLERVHLNHNPWHCNCDVLWLSWWLKETVPNNTTCCARCHSPPNLKTRYIGELDQSHFTCYAPVIVEPPTDLNVTEGMAAELKCRTGTSMTSVNWLTPNGTLMTHGSYRVRISVLHDGTLNFTNVTVQDTGQYTCMVTNSAGNTTASATLNVSAIVDPSTTDYTYFTTVTVETMDSSPDEIKPSEKEPGPTPTVRWGTTYSTTSLTPRSTRSTEKTFTIPITDPTGNIMKDLDDVMKTTKIIIGCFVAITFMAAVMLIAFYKLRKQHQLHKHHGPTRTIEIINVEDEIPATAPGDNHMALPAIEHDHLNHYTAFKAHYNNNTGTLNCAKNPMLNSIHEPLLFKSSSKENVQETQI; the protein is encoded by the coding sequence ATGATCACCCATCATTGCACCCATGGAATGCCTGGTTTGAAGATTTGTAGAATGATTTTGAAGCAAGTTTTACTTATCTCATGGGTCATTTCTTTGGCCCTGGGAGGTACATCTCCTACATCTTGCCCTGGTGTCTGCTCGTGTAGCAATCAGGCCAGCAGAGTCTCCTGTACACGGAAAGAACTGGTTGAAGTTCCAGAGGGTATCTCTGTCAATACGCGATACCTGAACCTTCAGGAAAATATCATTCAGGTCATCAAAACAGACACTTTCAAGCACCTTCGCCATTTGGAAATCCTACAGCTCAGCAAAAACGTAGTTCGGAAGATTGAGGTGGGAGCTTTCAATGGCCTCCCAAATCTCAGCACACTGGAGCTTTTTGATAACCGTTTGACCACTGTTCCTACACAAGCCTTTGAATACCTATCCAAGCTGAGGGAATTGTGGTTAAGAAATAATCCAATTGAAAGTATCCCATCCTATGCTTTCAACAGGGTTCCGTCTTTGAGACGGCTTGACTTGGGTGAGCTTAAGAAACTGGAATACATTTCTGAAGCTGCTTTTGAAGGTCTTGTCAATTTAAGATACCTAAACTTAGGGATGTGCAATTTAAAAGATATCCCCAATTTAACAGCACTTGTCAGACTAGAAGAACTAGAATTGTCTGGAAATCGCCTGGAAATAATCCGCCCAGGGTCTTTCCAAGGATTAACGAGCCTCAGAAAACTGTGGTTGATGCATGCCCACGTTACAACTATAGAACGCAATGCATTTGATGACTTGAAATCCTTGGAGGAGCTCAATCTTTCTCACAACAATTTAATGTCTCTTCCCCATGACCTTTTTACACCTCTTCACCGCCTGGAGCGAGTGCACCTCAACCATAATCCTTGGCACTGCAATTGTGATGTGTTATGGTTGAGCTGGTGGCTAAAAGAAACAGTACCCAACAATACAACTTGCTGTGCTCGATGTCATTCCCCACCGAATCTGAAAACCAGATATATTGGGGAATTAGATCAGAGCCATTTTACCTGCTATGCGCCTGTGATAGTGGAGCCTCCAACTGACCTCAATGTGACTGAAGGTATGGCAGCCGAACTTAAATGTAGAACTGGCACATCAATGACATCTGTCAACTGGTTAACACCAAATGGAACGTTGATGACTCATGGTTCTTACAGAGTGCGTATCTCTGTCCTTCATGACGGTACCCTGAATTTCACAAATGTCACCGTCCAGGACACTGGTCAGTATACATGTATGGTTACAAACTCAGCAGGAAACACAACAGCATCTGCTACACTTAACGTGTCCGCAATTGTTGATCCATCTACTACAGATTATACCTATTTTACTACGGTAACAGTAGAAACAATGGATTCTTCACCAGATGAGATAAAACCTTCCGAGAAAGAGCCTGGTCCAACTCCAACTGTTCGATGGGGGACAACCTACTCTACCACATCCCTTACCCCGCGCAGTACACGTTCTACAGAGAAGACATTTACTATTCCAATAACCGATCCAACAGGAAACATCATGAAGGATTTAGACGACGTCATGAAGACGACAAAAATAATTATCGGTTGTTTTGTGGCTATTACTTTTATGGCAGCTGTAATGTTAATTGCATTTTATAAACTACGTAAACAACACCAGCTACATAAGCATCACGGGCCAACACGAACTATTGAAATAATAAATGTAGAAGATGAAATACCAGCCACTGCCCCAGGAGATAACCACATGGCACTACCAGCAATTGAGCACGATCATCTCAACCATTATACAGCATTCAAAGCTCATTATAATAACAATACAGGAACCCTTAACTGTGCCAAAAATCCCATGCTTAATTCCATCCACGAACCTCTTCTGTTCAAAAGCAGCTCAAAGGAAAACGTCCAAGAAACACAAATTTAG